A single genomic interval of Camelina sativa cultivar DH55 chromosome 11, Cs, whole genome shotgun sequence harbors:
- the LOC104728263 gene encoding uncharacterized protein LOC104728263, protein MAYSSSNNFENFDTMLDEKFDKVYDQAFDHIVAAHADRQQARKPRKKRVYIERDHEDGHIRLWTDYFSEDAIYFPPLFRRRFRMNKALFIRITDRLSNEILFFQRRRDATGRFGLSAIQKCTAAIRMMAYGCAADAVDEYLRLSETTTMQCLVNFVEGVINLFGDEYLRRPTQEDLQRLLDIGELRGFPGMIGSTDCTLNVINVLDRFPVFDDILQGHAPKVNYIVNGREYHLAYYLSDGIYSKWATFIQSIRIPQDPKASLFATCQETVRKDVEHAFGVLQARFAIVKNPALVHDKEKIGKIMRGCIILHNIIVEDERDGYTLLDPTEFAQVEALRTSHVDSTVSTDTPSNVSNMMTMLSKRKEIRNQQKHQQLKDDLVENI, encoded by the exons atggcATATTCTTCTagtaataattttgaaaattttgacaCTATGCTTGATGAGAAATTTGATAAAGTGTACGATCAGGCGTTCGATCATATTGTGGCTGCTCATGCTGATCGCCAACAAGCAAGAAAGCCAAGGAAAAAAAGAGTCTATATTGAAAGAGATCATGAAGATGGACACATCCGCTTGTGGACCGATTATTTTAGTGAAGATGCAATATACTTTCCTCCTCTTTTTCGTCGtcgctttagaatgaacaagGCGCTGTTCATACGTATAACTGATCGACTCTCTAATGAAATTCTATTCTTTCAACGAAGAAGAGATGCTACCGGAAGGTTCGGTCTCTCTGCAATACAGAAGTGTACAGCagcaattcgtatgatggcatatggttgTGCAGCTGATGCAGTTGATGAATACCTCCGGCTTTCTGAAACCACTACGATGCAATGCTTGGTCAATTTTGTTGAAGGagtcataaatttatttggagatgaaTATCTAAGGAGACCCACACAAGAGGATCTTCAACGTTTACTCGATATTGGAGAGCTACGaggatttcccgggatgataGGAAGCACCGATT GTACGTTAAACGTAATCAATGTTCTTGATCGCTTTCCggtttttgatgatatattacaAGGTCATGCTCCAAAAGTGAATTACATTGTCAACGGCCGCGAGTATcatttggcttactatctcaGCGATGGTATTTATTCGAAATGggctacttttatccaatctattcGGATTCCACAAGATCCGAAGGCATCCTTGTTTGCTACATGTCAAGAAACTGTCCGTAAAGATGTCGAGCAtgcttttggagtcttgcaagctcgctTCGCCATAGTCAAAAACCCAGCTCTTGTCCATGATAAGGAAAAAATTGGAAAGATAATGAGAGGGTGTATCATACTTCACAACATCATAGTAGAAGACGAACGAGATGGGTATACACTGTTGGATCCAACAGAATTCGCACAAGTAGAAGCACTCAGAACTTCACATGTGGACTCTACAGTTTCAACTGATACACCTTCAAATGTCAGCAATATGATGACCATGCTCAGCAAGCGGAAGGAAATTCGTAATCAGCAAAAACATCAACAATTGAaggatgatttggttgagaatatctGA
- the LOC104724131 gene encoding uncharacterized protein LOC104724131, whose product MSVACGLECVFCVGFSRWIWKRCTHVGSDDSATWASATPEEFEPIPRISRVILAVYEPDLRNPKISPSLGSFDLNPDWVIKRVTHEKTQGRSPPYIIYVDHNHREIVLAIRGLNLAKESDYKILLDNKLGQKMLGGGFVHRGLLKSAAWVLNQESETLRRVWEENGKEYDLVFAGHSLGSGVAALMAVLVVNTPAMIGCVPRSKIRCFALAPARCMSLNLAVKYADVIFSVILQDDFLPRTATPLEDIFKSVFCLPCLLFLVCLRDTFIPEGRKLREPRRLYAPGRIYHIVERKFCRCGRFPPEVRTAIPVDGRFEHIVLSSNATSDHAILWIEREAEKALQILREKSSKTVVTVPPKEKRMERLNTLEKEHKDALERAVSLNIPHAVSTAEEEEECSNGEASAESKTKKKNWDDVVEKLFHRSNSGEFVFNDNVAPER is encoded by the exons ATGTCAGTAGCTTGTGGACTAGAATGCGTATTCTGCGTGGGATTCAGTCGGTGGATATGGAAACGATGCACACACGTAGGCTCAGACGACAGTGCCACATGGGCATCAGCAACACCCGAAGAGTTCGAACCAATCCCACGAATCAGCCGCGTGATCCTCGCCGTCTACGAACCCGATCTCAGAAACCCAAAAATCTCACCTTCACTTGGATCCTTCGATCTAAACCCTGACTGGGTCATCAAACGTGTGACCCACGAAAAAACCCAAGGCAGATCTCCACCTTACATCATCTACGTCGACCACAACCACCGTGAGATCGTACTAGCCATCCGTGGCTTGAACTTAGCTAAAGAGAGCGATTATAAGATTCTTTTGGATAACAAGTTGGGTCAGAAGATGCTCGGTGGTGGGTTCGTGCATCGTGGGCTTTTGAAATCTGCGGCTTGGGTTCTCAATCAAGAGTCTGAGACGCTTAGGAGAGTTTGGGAAGAAAATGGTAAAGAGTACGATTTGGTTTTCGCTGGTCACTCCTTGGGGTCTGGTGTTGCTGCGTTGATGGCGGTTTTGGTTGTTAATACTCCGGCGATGATCGGTTGTGTTCCGAGGAGTAAGATTCGGTGTTTTGCTTTGGCTCCGGCGAGGTGTATGTCTCTTAATCTCGCCGTTAAGTATGCTGACGTCATCTTCTCCGTTATTTTACAg GATGATTTTTTACCAAGAACAGCGACACCATTAGAGGATATATTCAAGTCCGTATTCTG CTTGCCTTGCTTGTTGTTTCTAGTTTGTTTGAGGGATACATTTATACCAGAAGGTCGGAAACTAAGAGAGCCTAGAAGACTTTATGCTCCTGGTCGAATTTATCATATCGTTGAACGAAAATTTTGCAG ATGTGGAAGGTTTCCTCCTGAAGTGAGAACGGCGATTCCAGTGGATGGTAGATTTGAACATATTGTATTATCGTCGAATGCAACGTCTGATCATGCTATTCTATGGATTGAAAGAGAAGCAGAAAAGGCATTGCAg ATattgagagagaagagttcAAAGACGGTGGTAACAGTGCcaccaaaagagaagagaatggaGAGGCTAAACACTTTAGAGAAAGAGCACAAAGATGCATTGGAGAGAGCGGTGAGTCTAAATATCCCGCACGCAGTGTCCAccgcggaagaagaagaagaatgcagTAATGGAGAAGCATCGGCGGAGtcaaaaacgaagaagaagaattgggaTGATGTTGTGGAGAAGCTTTTCCATCGTAGCAATTCTGGAGAATTCGTATTCAACGACAATGTTGCTCCTGAGAGGTAG